A single genomic interval of Adhaeribacter pallidiroseus harbors:
- a CDS encoding MFS transporter — MENTMAASRWYRLIPVAFITYSLAYLDRANFGFGAASGMAADLKITPAMSSLLGSLFFLGYFFFQIPGAHYAATNSAKKLIFWSLIAWGGLATATGMVSNVQVLIVIRFVLGIVESAVMPSMLILLSNWFTKAERSRANTFLILGNPATILWMSILSGYLINSVGWRWMFILEGLPAVVWAFFWWRLVDDKPQNAKWLSESEKQGLAAQLLAEQQGIKPVKNYAQAFKSRTVILLSLQYAFWSIGVYGFVMWLPSIIKAAPDMNIVKTGWLASVPYVLAIIGMLCASYFSDKTLNRKAFVWPFLLIGALAFYASYAIGPNNFWLSFGLLILAGGAMYAPYGPFFAIIPELLPRNVAGGAMALINSMGALGSFAGAYLVGYLNSSTGGFGASYLFMSGSLLLSAILTLIAVKSSGNQPVVQGQPTFNRIQQA, encoded by the coding sequence ACCGTTTAATTCCAGTTGCCTTTATTACTTATAGCTTGGCTTACCTCGATCGGGCCAATTTTGGGTTTGGGGCCGCTAGCGGCATGGCCGCCGATTTAAAAATTACGCCGGCCATGTCGTCGTTATTAGGGTCTTTGTTTTTTTTAGGTTATTTCTTTTTTCAAATTCCGGGAGCTCATTACGCGGCGACAAACAGCGCTAAAAAACTTATTTTTTGGTCTTTAATTGCCTGGGGCGGATTAGCTACCGCCACGGGTATGGTAAGCAATGTACAGGTGCTTATTGTCATCCGGTTTGTGCTGGGAATTGTAGAAAGCGCGGTTATGCCCTCGATGTTGATTTTATTAAGCAACTGGTTTACCAAGGCCGAGCGTTCTAGGGCCAATACTTTTTTAATTTTAGGTAATCCCGCCACTATTCTATGGATGTCCATTTTATCGGGTTACTTAATTAATTCGGTGGGTTGGCGCTGGATGTTTATTTTGGAAGGTTTACCCGCCGTAGTCTGGGCCTTTTTCTGGTGGCGATTAGTAGATGATAAGCCGCAAAATGCGAAATGGTTATCTGAATCGGAAAAACAAGGTTTAGCGGCTCAATTGCTAGCCGAACAACAAGGCATTAAGCCCGTGAAAAATTATGCGCAAGCCTTTAAATCGCGCACGGTTATTCTGCTGAGTTTACAATACGCTTTCTGGAGCATTGGCGTGTACGGTTTTGTCATGTGGCTGCCGTCTATCATAAAAGCCGCGCCCGATATGAATATTGTTAAAACCGGCTGGTTAGCGTCGGTACCCTACGTATTGGCCATTATTGGCATGTTATGCGCCTCCTATTTTTCCGATAAAACATTAAACCGCAAAGCTTTTGTGTGGCCGTTTTTGTTAATCGGGGCACTGGCTTTTTATGCTTCTTACGCCATTGGTCCGAATAATTTCTGGCTGTCGTTTGGCTTGTTAATTTTGGCGGGTGGCGCCATGTACGCGCCTTACGGACCATTTTTCGCGATTATACCGGAGCTTTTACCGCGCAATGTAGCCGGAGGCGCCATGGCCTTAATTAACAGCATGGGGGCCTTAGGTTCATTTGCTGGCGCGTACTTAGTGGGTTATTTAAATAGTTCTACCGGTGGTTTTGGGGCTTCGTACCTTTTTATGTCGGGCTCCCTTCTACTTTCTGCCATACTAACTTTAATCGCTGTAAAATCGTCGGGTAACCAGCCCGTGGTGCAAGGGCAACCAACTTTTAACCGAATACAACAAGCTTAA